A stretch of the Archangium violaceum genome encodes the following:
- the istB gene encoding IS21-like element helper ATPase IstB, with amino-acid sequence MTTPLADRLASLGLHATSQGLADLIARATKARWGATELLEHLADEEHKERGRRSLERRLSRSRLGRFKPMADYDWGWPKKIDREAIESALRLDFLERTRNVVIVAPQGLGKTMIAQNIAHQAVLKGHSALFVTASQLLLDLGAQDTSRALDRRLRHYTSRTSLLVIDEMGYLAYDARNADLLFQVVARRYEQRSLVMTTNLAFSDWPTIFPNAACATALIDRVIHHADVLAIEGESYRRREAEEAATTRKAKSKR; translated from the coding sequence ATGACGACTCCGCTCGCTGACCGCCTCGCCTCCCTCGGGCTGCACGCCACCTCCCAGGGCCTCGCCGACCTCATCGCCCGCGCCACGAAGGCCAGGTGGGGCGCCACCGAGCTGCTGGAGCACCTCGCCGACGAGGAGCACAAGGAGCGCGGCCGCAGAAGTCTCGAGCGGCGCCTGTCTCGCAGCCGCCTTGGCCGCTTCAAGCCCATGGCGGACTACGACTGGGGATGGCCCAAGAAGATTGACCGCGAGGCCATCGAGTCCGCCTTGCGCCTGGATTTCCTGGAGCGCACGCGCAACGTCGTCATAGTGGCCCCTCAGGGACTGGGCAAGACGATGATTGCGCAGAACATCGCCCACCAGGCCGTCCTCAAGGGGCACTCCGCTCTCTTCGTCACCGCCTCCCAGTTGCTGCTCGACCTGGGCGCTCAGGACACCAGCCGCGCACTGGACCGCCGCCTGCGCCACTACACCAGCCGCACGAGCCTGCTCGTCATCGACGAGATGGGCTACCTCGCCTACGACGCGCGCAACGCGGACCTCCTCTTTCAAGTCGTGGCGCGCAGGTATGAACAACGCTCGTTGGTGATGACCACGAATCTGGCGTTTTCGGACTGGCCGACCATCTTTCCCAACGCCGCGTGTGCCACCGCTCTGATTGACCGCGTCATCCACCACGCGGACGTCCTCGCTATTGAAGGCGAGAGCTACCGCCGCCGCGAGGCCGAGGAGGCCGCGACGACCAGGAAGGCGAAGTCCAAGCGCTGA
- the istA gene encoding IS21 family transposase, whose translation MGHFGTLPVGNTRRPLCCFVLVLGHSRALYARFFLDMTLESFLKGHVLAFQALGGVPRALLYDNLKSVVLERAGDAIRFHPRLLELAGHYHFAPKPCAPYRGNEKGKVERTIRYLRDSFFAARTFSGVDDLNAQAARWAAEVAHARHLPGDVTGRTVATALEEERPRLLPLPAHPFPTDVVRPVASGKTPYVRFDSNDYSIPHTLVKKPLTLVASETRVRVLDGSEEVASHPRSFEKGRTLEQPGHLAALADAKARAHELRGRDLLRASCPQAEGFLAALAQRDLSLSHHTAQLLKLLELHGARALDEALAEALRKGR comes from the coding sequence TTGGGGCACTTCGGCACGCTGCCCGTGGGTAACACGCGCCGCCCTCTGTGCTGCTTCGTCCTGGTGCTGGGCCACAGCCGCGCCCTCTACGCGCGCTTCTTCCTCGACATGACGCTGGAGAGCTTCCTCAAAGGCCACGTGCTGGCCTTCCAGGCGCTGGGGGGCGTGCCGCGCGCGCTGCTGTACGACAACTTGAAGTCCGTGGTGCTCGAGCGCGCCGGCGACGCCATCCGCTTCCACCCGCGCCTGCTGGAATTGGCCGGCCACTACCACTTCGCCCCCAAGCCCTGTGCCCCCTACCGCGGCAACGAGAAGGGCAAGGTGGAACGCACCATCCGCTACCTGCGCGACTCCTTCTTCGCCGCGCGCACCTTCAGCGGCGTGGATGACCTCAACGCGCAAGCGGCGCGGTGGGCGGCCGAGGTGGCCCACGCGCGCCACTTGCCCGGCGACGTCACCGGGCGCACCGTCGCCACGGCCCTCGAGGAGGAACGCCCGCGGCTGCTGCCCCTGCCCGCACACCCGTTTCCCACGGACGTGGTGCGCCCCGTCGCCTCTGGCAAGACGCCCTACGTGCGCTTTGACTCCAACGACTACTCCATTCCACACACCCTGGTGAAGAAGCCCCTCACCCTGGTGGCCTCCGAGACACGCGTACGCGTGCTGGACGGCTCCGAGGAGGTGGCCTCCCACCCGCGCTCCTTCGAGAAGGGCCGCACTCTGGAGCAGCCCGGCCACCTCGCCGCCCTCGCCGACGCCAAGGCCCGCGCGCACGAGCTGCGCGGCCGAGACTTGCTGCGCGCCTCCTGCCCGCAGGCAGAGGGCTTCCTCGCGGCCCTCGCCCAGCGCGACCTCTCGCTGTCACACCACACTGCTCAATTGCTGAAGTTACTGGAGCTCCACGGCGCACGCGCCCTGGATGAGGCCCTCGCCGAGGCCCTGCGCAAGGGGCGGTGA